One Paraburkholderia phytofirmans OLGA172 genomic window carries:
- the tcdA gene encoding tRNA cyclic N6-threonylcarbamoyladenosine(37) synthase TcdA, protein MSSTTAHSDLTTSLDGSETADRARRFGGIARLYGAPALAAFEGAHVAVIGIGGVGSWVAEALARSAVGTLTLIDLDNVAESNTNRQIHALDGNYGKPKVEAMAERIAAINPFCDVRLVEDFVEPDNFAATLGGGFDYVIDAIDSVRTKTALIAWCVEKKQPLITVGGAGGQLDPTRIRIDDLALTTQDPLLSKVRGQLRKQHGFPRGPKAKFKVSAVYSDEPLIYPEAAVCDIDEEAEHVTTSPGHTGPVGLNCAGFGSSVCVTASFGFAAAAHVLRALARQAAG, encoded by the coding sequence ATGTCCAGCACCACCGCGCATTCCGATCTTACTACCAGCCTCGACGGGAGTGAAACCGCCGACCGCGCGCGGCGCTTCGGCGGCATTGCCCGCCTGTACGGCGCACCGGCGCTCGCTGCGTTCGAAGGGGCACACGTCGCCGTGATCGGCATCGGCGGGGTCGGTTCCTGGGTGGCGGAGGCGTTGGCGCGCAGCGCGGTGGGCACGCTGACCTTGATCGATCTGGACAATGTCGCCGAGAGCAACACTAACCGCCAGATCCATGCGCTGGACGGTAATTATGGAAAACCGAAGGTCGAGGCGATGGCCGAACGCATCGCGGCAATCAATCCGTTCTGCGACGTGCGGCTGGTGGAAGACTTTGTGGAGCCGGACAATTTCGCGGCGACGCTCGGCGGCGGTTTCGACTACGTGATCGACGCGATCGACAGCGTGCGCACCAAGACCGCGTTGATCGCGTGGTGCGTCGAGAAGAAGCAGCCGTTGATTACGGTGGGCGGCGCGGGTGGCCAACTGGATCCGACGCGCATTCGGATCGACGATCTCGCGTTGACCACCCAGGACCCGTTGTTATCGAAAGTGCGCGGGCAGTTGCGTAAGCAGCATGGCTTTCCGCGCGGCCCGAAGGCGAAGTTCAAGGTGAGCGCGGTGTATTCCGATGAGCCGCTGATCTATCCGGAGGCCGCCGTGTGCGATATCGACGAGGAAGCGGAGCACGTCACGACGTCGCCGGGGCATACGGGACCGGTGGGTTTGAACTGTGCGGGATTTGGATCGAGCGTGTGCGTGACCGCGAGCTTCGGTTTTGCCGCGGCCGCGCATGTGTTGCGGGCGTTGGCCAGGCAGGCTGCGGGTTGA
- the pdxH gene encoding pyridoxamine 5'-phosphate oxidase, with translation MTSLAELRKNYSLGSLDVADINRNPFRQFDTWFQQAVDAQLPEPNTMTLATVDSRGRPSARIVLIKGVDERGFVFFTNYESRKGRELAANPYASLLFYWIELERQVRVEGRIAKTSAEESDTYFASRPLGSRIGAWASNQSQVIESRSQLETREREIILQYGDQPPRPPHWGGYRLVPEAIEFWQGRPSRLHDRLLYTRSSENSNWQISRLSP, from the coding sequence ATGACCTCACTCGCCGAACTTCGAAAAAACTATTCGCTGGGTTCTTTGGACGTTGCCGATATCAACCGCAACCCGTTTCGTCAATTCGACACGTGGTTTCAGCAAGCGGTAGACGCCCAATTGCCCGAACCGAATACGATGACGCTGGCCACTGTCGACTCGCGCGGCCGGCCGTCGGCGCGCATTGTGCTGATCAAAGGCGTCGACGAGCGCGGCTTTGTGTTCTTCACCAACTACGAAAGCCGCAAGGGCCGCGAACTGGCCGCCAATCCCTATGCGAGCCTGCTGTTCTACTGGATCGAACTTGAACGCCAGGTGCGCGTTGAAGGCCGCATCGCCAAAACCAGCGCGGAAGAAAGCGATACGTATTTCGCGTCGCGTCCGCTCGGTTCACGCATCGGCGCGTGGGCATCCAATCAAAGTCAGGTAATTGAAAGCCGTTCGCAGCTCGAAACACGCGAACGCGAAATCATCCTGCAATACGGCGACCAACCGCCGCGCCCACCGCACTGGGGCGGCTATCGTTTGGTACCCGAAGCAATCGAATTCTGGCAGGGCCGGCCGTCGCGTTTGCACGATCGTTTGCTCTACACGCGTTCAAGCGAAAACAGCAACTGGCAAATCTCCCGCCTTTCGCCTTGA
- a CDS encoding SAM-dependent methyltransferase: MFWEKKLAQWVEDVKTKANLPARLVLWDGQQHDFGQFAAPRVTLHVKSATALPYLLEPSLDNLGEAYVKGKIDIEGKLSDIINVSYQLARNTVTSASKLARVRRYFQHSKSSDKKAIQYHYDVSNEFYKLWLDENMVYSCAYFENGTEDLATAQIKKIDHILTKIQLQPGQRLLDIGCGWGALVLRAAQKFGAKCVGVTLSQNQFDLATARVKAAGLENQIEIRLQDYRDIDGQFDRITSVGMFEHVGRKNLPGYFEKIHDLLVDDGVAMNHGITSSDSDSGETALGGGEFIDRYVFPDGELPHISLALEAMQRGGLEAVDVESLRRHYAHTLTIWAENFEAHAEEARKLVDDEKFRIWRVYLAGCAYAFENDDVSIYQVVCRRAGRSARTLPWSRHYMYDKTL; this comes from the coding sequence ATGTTCTGGGAGAAAAAGCTGGCGCAGTGGGTGGAGGACGTAAAAACCAAGGCTAACCTGCCAGCACGCCTTGTGCTGTGGGACGGTCAGCAACATGACTTCGGGCAGTTCGCCGCGCCTCGGGTCACGCTACATGTCAAAAGCGCTACGGCGCTGCCTTATCTGCTCGAACCGAGCCTCGACAATCTGGGCGAGGCATATGTGAAGGGCAAGATCGACATCGAAGGCAAGCTGTCGGACATTATCAACGTCAGCTATCAGCTGGCGCGCAACACCGTCACCAGCGCAAGCAAGCTGGCGCGCGTGCGGCGCTACTTCCAGCACTCGAAGTCGTCGGACAAGAAGGCCATTCAGTACCACTACGACGTCTCGAACGAATTCTACAAACTGTGGCTCGACGAGAACATGGTGTACTCGTGTGCGTACTTCGAGAATGGCACTGAAGATCTCGCCACCGCGCAGATCAAGAAGATCGACCACATCCTCACCAAGATCCAGTTGCAACCGGGGCAGCGCCTGCTCGATATCGGCTGCGGCTGGGGCGCGCTCGTCCTGCGTGCAGCGCAGAAGTTCGGCGCGAAGTGCGTCGGCGTGACGCTGTCGCAGAACCAGTTCGATCTCGCTACCGCACGCGTGAAAGCCGCGGGCCTGGAAAATCAGATCGAGATTCGTCTGCAGGATTATCGCGACATCGACGGGCAGTTCGACCGCATCACCAGCGTCGGCATGTTCGAGCATGTCGGCCGCAAGAATCTGCCGGGCTACTTTGAGAAGATCCACGATCTGCTCGTCGACGACGGCGTCGCCATGAATCACGGCATCACGTCGAGCGATTCGGACAGCGGCGAAACCGCGCTCGGCGGCGGCGAATTCATCGACCGTTATGTATTCCCTGACGGCGAACTGCCGCACATCAGCCTTGCGCTCGAAGCGATGCAGCGCGGCGGGCTTGAAGCGGTTGACGTCGAAAGCCTGCGCCGTCACTATGCGCACACGCTGACCATCTGGGCGGAAAACTTCGAGGCGCATGCGGAGGAAGCCCGCAAGCTGGTCGATGACGAAAAATTCCGCATTTGGCGCGTGTACCTCGCCGGCTGCGCGTACGCGTTCGAGAACGACGACGTCTCGATCTACCAGGTGGTGTGCCGCAGAGCCGGCCGCAGCGCGAGAACCTTGCCGTGGTCGCGCCACTATATGTACGACAAAACGTTGTGA
- a CDS encoding DUF72 domain-containing protein: protein MDQSGTNEVEQPVSGGQDAPADAVQFDLFGMPVEQTPAPASKPDVGAKPPRAIAEADVTLASSAAAPTPATAAQVERRRQPRAKASSAAPLWQEDDAPAPSEAETAARANAATAETPRKRRSRDVLAAPPSSEVLALAAELPPQVHLGTSTWSFPGWNGIVYGDDYSNSKLSREGLTAYGAHPLLKTVSIDRSFYQALTVTEYLRYAQQVPEHFRFIVKAPMTITDATVRAERGEPVSLNPCFLNAQMATDEFVTPCLEGLGAKAGALVFQLSPLPDQMLAQPAVFIERLAEFLTALPKLPEGTCYAIEIRDASLLTPRFIRSLKAAGVRYCVGIHARMPDPLRQAAALALLDGEPAGPLIVRWSLHGGFKYEQAKAKYEPFNQLVDQDPATRAALAELAARYALAGQPVVIAINNKAEGSAPLSCVELARAIIEAYAHLAHEHEQDPTQPASDAEAEAELQPDHGERHDGGEPGGRI from the coding sequence ATGGACCAGAGCGGGACAAACGAAGTTGAACAGCCGGTAAGCGGCGGGCAAGACGCACCAGCCGACGCCGTGCAGTTCGATCTGTTCGGGATGCCGGTGGAGCAGACACCGGCGCCGGCATCGAAACCTGATGTGGGCGCGAAACCACCGCGCGCGATTGCCGAAGCCGACGTGACGCTAGCAAGCTCGGCTGCAGCACCAACACCCGCGACCGCGGCGCAAGTTGAACGGCGGCGCCAGCCGCGCGCAAAAGCAAGCAGCGCTGCCCCGCTCTGGCAGGAAGACGACGCACCGGCGCCATCCGAAGCCGAGACCGCAGCCAGAGCCAATGCAGCAACCGCCGAAACGCCGAGGAAACGCCGCTCACGCGACGTTCTCGCCGCCCCCCCCTCTTCTGAAGTCCTGGCGCTCGCCGCCGAACTGCCGCCGCAGGTCCATCTCGGTACGTCGACATGGTCGTTTCCAGGCTGGAATGGCATCGTCTACGGCGACGACTACAGCAACAGCAAACTCTCGCGCGAAGGCTTGACGGCCTATGGCGCACATCCGCTGTTAAAGACCGTCAGCATCGACCGGTCGTTTTATCAGGCGCTCACCGTCACCGAATACTTGCGCTACGCACAGCAGGTGCCGGAGCACTTCCGCTTCATCGTCAAAGCGCCGATGACGATTACCGATGCCACCGTGCGCGCCGAACGCGGCGAGCCGGTCTCGCTAAACCCGTGCTTTCTGAACGCGCAAATGGCAACCGACGAATTCGTCACGCCATGCCTCGAAGGCCTCGGTGCGAAAGCCGGTGCGCTGGTGTTCCAGCTCTCACCGCTGCCCGACCAGATGCTCGCGCAACCGGCGGTGTTCATCGAGCGCCTCGCCGAGTTCCTCACAGCGCTGCCCAAGCTGCCTGAAGGCACCTGCTATGCGATCGAAATCCGCGACGCGAGTTTGCTCACGCCGCGCTTTATCCGCTCGTTGAAAGCGGCGGGCGTGCGGTATTGCGTGGGCATTCATGCACGGATGCCGGACCCGCTGCGCCAGGCGGCGGCGCTCGCGCTGCTGGACGGCGAGCCGGCCGGCCCTCTGATCGTGCGCTGGAGTTTGCACGGCGGCTTCAAATACGAACAGGCGAAGGCCAAGTATGAACCGTTCAACCAGCTGGTCGATCAGGACCCGGCGACCCGCGCCGCGCTCGCCGAACTGGCTGCACGTTACGCGCTGGCCGGCCAGCCGGTGGTGATCGCGATCAACAACAAGGCCGAAGGTTCGGCGCCGTTAAGCTGCGTGGAATTGGCGCGGGCGATTATTGAAGCGTATGCGCACCTTGCTCATGAGCACGAGCAGGACCCTACGCAACCGGCGTCGGACGCGGAAGCGGAAGCGGAGCTGCAGCCAGACCACGGCGAGCGGCATGATGGCGGCGAACCCGGTGGCCGGATCTGA
- the msrA gene encoding peptide-methionine (S)-S-oxide reductase MsrA — protein MSQIGEVATLGGGCFWCLEAVYLGVEGVNSVESGYAGGQTQRPTYEQVCDGVTGHAEVVNVDFDPAKISYREILDIFFAIHDPTQLNRQGNDVGTQYRSVIFTHSDAQREASLQAIREIGEQGIYDGQIVTQVLPLDGNYWPAEAYHQNYFAQHPNQGYCSFVVAPKVAKFRQKFAHRIKAS, from the coding sequence ATGAGTCAGATAGGCGAAGTCGCCACCCTCGGTGGCGGGTGTTTCTGGTGTCTTGAAGCGGTGTATCTGGGCGTCGAAGGCGTGAACTCGGTGGAGTCGGGCTATGCGGGCGGCCAGACCCAACGCCCGACCTATGAACAGGTGTGCGACGGCGTGACGGGCCACGCGGAAGTCGTGAACGTCGACTTCGATCCGGCGAAGATCAGCTATCGCGAGATTCTCGATATTTTCTTCGCGATTCACGATCCGACCCAGCTGAACCGGCAGGGCAACGACGTTGGCACGCAATACCGCTCAGTGATTTTTACCCACTCCGACGCACAGCGTGAAGCGTCACTGCAGGCGATCCGCGAGATCGGCGAACAGGGCATCTACGACGGTCAGATCGTCACCCAGGTGCTGCCGCTCGACGGCAACTACTGGCCGGCCGAGGCGTATCACCAGAACTACTTTGCGCAGCATCCGAATCAGGGGTACTGCTCGTTCGTGGTGGCGCCGAAGGTCGCGAAGTTCCGTCAGAAGTTCGCGCATCGGATCAAGGCGAGCTGA
- a CDS encoding flavin reductase family protein, with translation MKRASPPNFDQVAFKQALGQFATGVTVITTRAASGQLIGITASSFNSVSLNPPLVLWSLATRSASMPVFRANSHYVVNVLAASQLDLCKRFATVKGDRFEGVSHAEGDTGMPVLDGALAWFECHNRSRYEEGDHVIFVGEVERCGVHENAAEIAPLVFQNGQFHGLKSL, from the coding sequence ATGAAGCGCGCCAGCCCGCCCAACTTCGACCAGGTCGCCTTTAAACAGGCGCTCGGCCAATTCGCCACCGGGGTCACTGTCATTACAACGCGCGCAGCGTCCGGCCAATTGATCGGCATCACGGCCAGCTCGTTCAATTCGGTTTCGCTCAATCCGCCGCTGGTGCTGTGGAGCCTCGCCACGCGCTCGGCGTCGATGCCGGTGTTCCGGGCCAACAGTCACTATGTGGTCAACGTGCTGGCCGCGTCGCAGCTCGATCTATGCAAGCGCTTTGCCACGGTGAAGGGCGATCGTTTCGAAGGGGTGTCGCACGCCGAAGGCGACACCGGCATGCCGGTGCTCGACGGCGCGCTCGCCTGGTTCGAATGCCATAACCGCAGCCGCTACGAAGAAGGCGACCACGTGATTTTCGTCGGCGAAGTGGAGCGCTGCGGCGTCCACGAGAATGCCGCGGAGATTGCGCCGCTGGTCTTCCAGAACGGGCAGTTCCACGGACTCAAGTCACTCTGA
- a CDS encoding Lrp/AsnC family transcriptional regulator, producing the protein MNAISLDATDCRILTVLQQEGRISNLDLAERISLSPSACLRRLRLLEEQGVIEHYRACLNREVLGFELEAFVQVSMRNDQENWHERFAEAVRDWPEVVGAFVVTGETHYLLRVLAHNLKHYSDFVLQRLYKAPGVMDIRSNIVLQTLKEDSGVPVSLVKKASGHSTPHS; encoded by the coding sequence ATGAACGCGATCTCGCTCGACGCCACCGATTGCCGTATCTTGACGGTGCTTCAGCAAGAAGGAAGGATCAGCAATCTCGATTTGGCGGAGCGCATTTCGCTTTCGCCATCGGCCTGTTTACGACGCCTGCGCCTGCTGGAAGAGCAGGGCGTCATCGAACATTACCGCGCGTGTCTGAACCGCGAAGTGCTGGGTTTCGAACTGGAAGCGTTCGTGCAGGTGTCGATGCGCAACGACCAGGAGAACTGGCACGAGCGTTTTGCGGAGGCGGTGCGGGATTGGCCGGAAGTGGTCGGCGCGTTTGTCGTGACCGGCGAAACCCACTATCTGCTGCGGGTGCTCGCCCACAATCTCAAACACTATTCGGATTTCGTGCTGCAACGCCTCTATAAGGCGCCGGGCGTGATGGATATTCGCTCGAATATCGTGCTGCAGACGCTGAAGGAAGATTCGGGCGTACCGGTGTCGCTAGTGAAGAAAGCCAGCGGCCACAGCACGCCGCATAGCTGA
- the kynB gene encoding arylformamidase translates to METLWDITPAVDTTTPVWPGDTPVGIERVWRMEAGSPVNVARLTLSPHTGAHTDAPLHYDAEGAAIGQVALDAYLGRCRVIHCIGASPVVTPQHLTGWLDDLPPRVLLRTYRNAPTAVWDSAFCAVAPETIDLLAARGVQLIGIDTPSLDPQESKTMDAHHRIRAHRMAILEGIVLDAVAPGDYELIALPLKLTTLDASPVRAVLRALPGSH, encoded by the coding sequence ATGGAAACACTCTGGGACATCACCCCCGCTGTCGATACCACGACGCCGGTCTGGCCTGGCGACACGCCGGTCGGAATCGAACGCGTGTGGCGCATGGAAGCGGGCTCGCCCGTCAACGTCGCGCGGTTGACGCTATCGCCGCACACCGGCGCCCACACCGATGCCCCGCTTCACTACGACGCCGAAGGCGCGGCGATCGGCCAGGTCGCGCTCGATGCGTACCTGGGACGCTGCCGCGTGATTCATTGCATCGGTGCCTCGCCTGTTGTGACGCCACAACACCTGACCGGCTGGCTCGACGACCTGCCACCGCGAGTCTTACTACGTACTTACAGGAACGCGCCGACGGCGGTCTGGGACAGCGCGTTCTGCGCCGTTGCGCCGGAGACGATCGATCTGCTCGCTGCTCGCGGCGTCCAGCTGATTGGCATCGATACGCCCTCGCTCGATCCGCAGGAATCGAAGACGATGGACGCGCACCACCGGATTCGCGCGCACCGCATGGCGATCCTCGAAGGCATCGTGCTGGACGCCGTCGCACCCGGCGACTACGAATTGATCGCGCTGCCGCTCAAGCTGACCACGCTCGATGCGAGCCCCGTGCGCGCGGTGTTGCGGGCGCTACCCGGATCTCACTGA
- the kynU gene encoding kynureninase: protein MNHRDEALALDSADPLAPLRDQFALSPGTIYLDGNSLGVPPAAAAQRAQTVIGAEWGEGLIRSWNTAGWFELPRRLGNKLAPLIGAADNEVVVTDTISINLFKLLSAAVRLANARDPKRRVIVSERSNFPTDLYIAQGLIEQLDRGYELRLVDDPSELPAAIGDDTAIAMITHVNYRTGYMHDMAALTQLIHDKGALALWDLAHSAGAVPVDLNGVGADCAVGCTYKYLNGGPGSPAFVWVPKRHQNDFAQPLSGWWGHRAPFKMDPAYQPDDGIGRFLCGTQPMVSMSLVECGLDVFLQTDMQTIRAKSLALTDLFIKLVEARCSEFPLQLVTPREHAQRGSHASFEHPHGYEVMQALIARGVIGDYREPHVLRFGFTPLYTRFVDVWDAVETLRDVLVQKTWRAPEFAARGAVT from the coding sequence ATGAACCACCGTGACGAAGCACTGGCGCTCGATAGCGCCGACCCACTCGCGCCGCTGCGCGACCAGTTCGCGCTATCGCCGGGCACCATCTATCTCGACGGCAACTCCCTCGGTGTGCCGCCAGCCGCCGCCGCACAACGGGCGCAGACCGTGATCGGCGCCGAATGGGGCGAAGGCCTGATCCGCAGCTGGAACACCGCCGGATGGTTCGAATTGCCGCGCCGCCTCGGCAACAAGCTTGCGCCGCTGATCGGTGCGGCCGACAACGAAGTAGTCGTCACGGATACGATTTCGATCAACCTGTTCAAGCTTTTGTCGGCTGCCGTGCGGTTGGCGAATGCGCGCGATCCGAAGCGACGCGTGATCGTCTCCGAGCGCTCGAATTTCCCGACTGATCTGTACATCGCGCAGGGGCTGATCGAACAGCTCGACCGCGGTTATGAATTGCGCCTCGTCGACGATCCGTCCGAACTGCCCGCCGCGATCGGCGACGACACCGCAATCGCGATGATCACGCACGTGAACTACCGCACCGGCTACATGCACGACATGGCCGCGCTGACCCAACTCATCCACGACAAGGGCGCGCTCGCGCTGTGGGACCTCGCGCACTCGGCGGGCGCGGTGCCGGTCGACCTGAATGGCGTTGGCGCCGACTGCGCAGTGGGGTGCACGTACAAGTATCTGAATGGCGGCCCGGGTTCGCCGGCGTTCGTATGGGTGCCGAAGCGGCATCAAAACGATTTCGCGCAGCCGCTGTCCGGCTGGTGGGGTCATCGCGCGCCGTTCAAAATGGACCCGGCCTATCAACCCGATGACGGTATTGGCCGCTTCTTGTGCGGCACGCAGCCAATGGTGTCGATGTCGCTGGTCGAATGCGGTCTCGATGTGTTCCTGCAGACGGACATGCAGACGATCCGCGCGAAGTCGCTCGCGCTGACCGATCTGTTCATCAAACTGGTCGAAGCGCGTTGCAGCGAGTTTCCTTTGCAGCTCGTGACGCCGCGTGAACATGCGCAGCGAGGTTCGCATGCGAGCTTCGAGCATCCGCACGGCTACGAAGTAATGCAGGCATTGATCGCGCGTGGCGTGATCGGCGACTATCGCGAGCCTCATGTGTTGCGGTTCGGCTTTACGCCGCTGTACACGCGCTTTGTCGATGTATGGGATGCGGTGGAGACGCTGCGCGATGTGCTTGTGCAAAAGACCTGGCGAGCCCCTGAATTTGCCGCCCGCGGCGCAGTGACCTGA
- the kynA gene encoding tryptophan 2,3-dioxygenase, whose translation MTDHMQTPGLPEEKPAQGCPFGHGSVAAQPAAPASAAPSALASDSGDGWHDAQLDFSESMSYGDYLSLGTVLDAQHPLSPDHNEMLFIIQHQTSELWMKLALYELRAALKAVHRDELPPAFKMLARVSRIMEQLVQAWSVLATMTPSEYTAMRPYLGSSSGFQSYQYRQIEFLLGNKNEQMLKPHAHRADVYAEVKASLESPSFYDEVVRLLSRRGFAISPSRLERDWSQPTTHDASVEAAWLEVYRNPSQHWELYEMAEELVDLEDAFRQWRFRHVTTVERIIGFKQGTGGTSGAPYLRKMLDVVLFPELWHVRTML comes from the coding sequence ATGACCGATCACATGCAAACGCCGGGATTGCCGGAAGAAAAACCGGCGCAAGGATGTCCGTTTGGGCATGGCAGTGTGGCTGCCCAACCCGCGGCCCCTGCTTCCGCGGCTCCCTCGGCTTTGGCGTCCGATTCCGGCGATGGCTGGCATGACGCGCAGCTCGATTTTTCGGAGTCGATGAGTTACGGCGACTATCTGTCGCTGGGGACGGTGCTGGATGCACAGCATCCGTTGTCGCCGGATCACAACGAGATGCTGTTCATCATTCAGCATCAGACGAGCGAGTTGTGGATGAAGCTCGCGCTGTATGAGTTGCGCGCGGCGTTGAAGGCGGTGCATCGCGATGAGTTGCCGCCGGCGTTCAAGATGCTCGCTCGCGTGTCGCGGATCATGGAGCAACTCGTGCAGGCATGGAGTGTTCTCGCGACGATGACGCCGTCCGAGTACACGGCAATGCGGCCTTATCTGGGTAGCTCCTCCGGGTTCCAGTCCTATCAGTATCGGCAGATCGAGTTTTTGCTCGGCAATAAGAACGAGCAGATGCTGAAGCCGCATGCGCATCGGGCGGATGTGTATGCAGAGGTGAAGGCTTCGCTAGAATCGCCGTCTTTCTATGACGAAGTCGTGCGCTTGCTGTCGCGGCGAGGGTTTGCGATTTCACCTTCCAGGCTGGAGCGGGATTGGTCGCAGCCGACCACGCATGATGCTTCCGTCGAAGCAGCCTGGCTGGAGGTCTATCGGAATCCTTCGCAGCATTGGGAGCTGTACGAGATGGCGGAAGAGCTTGTCGATCTCGAGGATGCATTTCGACAGTGGCGGTTCAGGCATGTAACGACAGTCGAGCGGATTATTGGATTCAAGCAAGGCACCGGCGGCACGAGTGGTGCGCCTTATTTGCGGAAGATGCTGGATGTGGTTTTGTTTCCTGAGCTTTGGCATGTGCGGACGATGCTTTAA